Proteins co-encoded in one Setaria viridis chromosome 9, Setaria_viridis_v4.0, whole genome shotgun sequence genomic window:
- the LOC117838897 gene encoding growth-regulating factor 9, translating to MSAGFCAAGAAAMELGDVMGMQQGVAVTAPSLRESDLGLLKRAGLTQAAAAAASYPSPFLDEQKMLRFSKAAHALPSGVDFGRPNEQAFLLSRTKRPFTPSQWMELEHQALIYKYLHAKAPIPSSLLISISKSFRSSNRVSWRPLYQGYTNADSDPEPGRCRRTDGKKWRCSKEAMADHKYCERHINRNRHRSRKPVENQPKKTAKDTPAAAAAGSLPCAVSQGSLKKAKVNDSKPGTVSYWTDSLNRTMLSKEKANQQTEDNNTPLIKSTNRQPTLSLLSQLKQHNKPDKFSPAVDNASISSDTILKAWESINKHSQKSISSTQLHDAESLQSVLQNFSLAKNENMESEKNKYSDSMLVSSTFYHSAEGPRTTCLTPNMTQVQADCISSSWEMPQGGPLGEILTNSKNSNDSNKKCDSRSYGWLLNLDHAP from the exons ATGAGTGCCGGGTTttgtgctgctggtgctgcggcCATGGAGCTCGGAGATGTGATGGGGATGCAACAAGGCGTCGCCGTCACCGCGCCATCGCTCAGGGAGAGCGACCTGGGTCTTCTCAAGCGAGCAGGCCTCACCCAGGCTGCTGCGGCCGCTGCTTCCTACCCCTCGCCCTTCCTTGACGAGCAGAAGATGCTCAGGTTCTCCAAGGCTGCTCACGCATTGCCCTCAG GCGTGGATTTTGGAAGGCCAAATGAGCAGGCTTTCCTGCTATCCAGGACCAAGAGGCCCTTTACTCCCTCGCAGTGGATGGAGCTGGAGCACCAGGCTCTGATATACAAGTATCTCCATGCAAAAGCCCCCATACCTTCCAGCCTGCTCATTTCAATCAGCAAAAGCTTCAGATCATCCAACAGAG TGAGCTGGAGACCTCTCTATCAAGGCTACACCAATGCAGACTCTGATCCAGAACCTGGAAGATGCCGTCGGACAGATGGAAAGAAATGGCGATGCTCGAAGGAGGCAATGGCTGATCACAAGTACTGTGAGCGGCACATCAACAGAAACCGTCACCGTTCAAGAAAGCCTGTGGAAAACCAACCTAAAAAGACCGCCAAGGAcacacctgctgctgctgctgctggctcaTTGCCCTGTGCTGTGTCACAAGGTAGCTTGAAGAAGGCAAAAGTTAATGACTCGAAGCCAGGCACTGTCAGCTATTGGACTGATAGTTTAAACAG GACAATGTTGAGCAAAGAGAAAGCAAACCAACAAACAGAAGACAACAATACTCCACTGATAAAATCTACAAATCGACAACCcaccttgtccctgctctctCAACTGAAGCAGCATAATAAACCAGATAAGTTCAGCCCTGCAGTGGATAATGCGTCGATCTCCTCAGACACAATATTGAAAGcctgggaaagcatcaacaagcACAGCCAAAAGAGCATTTCCTCCACACAGCTGCATGATGCTGAATCCCTCCAATCAGTTCTTCAAAACTTCAGCCTGGCTAAGAATGAGAACATGGAGTCTGAGAAAAACAAATATTCTGATTCCATGCTAGTTTCATCGACTTTCTACCACTCCGCAGAAGGTCCACGGACAACCTGCCTTACACCTAACATGACACAAGTGCAGGCGGATTGCATCTCAAGTTCTTGGGAGATGCCTCAAGGTGGACCTCTGGGCGAGATCTTAACAAACTCCAAGAACAGCAACGACTCAAACAAAAAGTGTGACTCAAGGTCATATGGTTGGTTATTGAATCTTGACCACGCACCATGA
- the LOC117841119 gene encoding DUF21 domain-containing protein At2g14520, giving the protein MAVEYHCCSAPFFEHIVIIIVLVLFAGLMSGLTLGLMSLSLVDLEVLAKSGTEQDRKHAAKILPVVKNQHLLLCTLLICNAAAMEALPIFLDSLVTAWGAILISVTLILLFGEILPQSICSHYGLAIGASVAPLVRGLVWICFPVAYPISKLLDYVLGHGQTALFRRAELKTLVTLHGNEAGKGGELTHDETTIIAGALELTEKKAKDAMTPLCQTFAIDINAKLDRELMQEVLEKGHSRVPVYYEKKKNIIGLILVKNLLSVNPDDEVPIKSVTVRKIPRVFEDMPLYDILNEFQKGHSHMAVVIRKNIPNEPAEQPANDGGTFEVSIAIDDKNNEKVVKNLPPPLRRWKSYPNTQNTSNRGSKPKKWSKDQSDVLQIHEEPLPTLSEDEEAVGIITMEDVIEELLQEEIYDETDVHEEQ; this is encoded by the exons ATGGCGGTGGAGTACCACTGCTGCTCGGCGCCCTTCTTCGAGcacatcgtcatcatcatcgtgcTCGTGCTCTTCGCGGGCCTCATGTCGGGCCTCACGCTCGGCCTCATGTCCCTCAGCCTCGTCGACCTCGAGGTCCTCGCCAAGTCCGGCACCGAGCAGGACCGCAAGCACGCAG CTAAGATTTTGCCTGTTGTGAAGAATCAGCACCTTCTGCTATGCACTCTTCTGATCTGCAATGCTGCAGCCATGGAG GCTTTGCCCATATTCCTTGATAGCCTGGTGACTGCTTGGGGCGCGATTTTGATCTCAGTGACACTGATTCTGCTGTTTGGTGAG ATCTTACCGCAGTCCATTTGCTCACATTATGGGCTGGCTATTGGTGCTTCAGTTGCTCCATTAGTCCGTGGGCTTGTTTGGATCTGCTTTCCGGTTGCCTATCCTATAAGCAAG CTACTAGACTATGTGCTGGGTCATGGTCAGACAGCTCTCTTCCGTAGAGCTGAGCTAAAGACGCTTGTCACTCTGCATGGAAATGAG GCAGGTAAAGGTGGAGAGTTAACCCATGATGAAACTACTATAATTGCTGGAGCTCTTGAACTCACTGAAAAGAAAGCTAAAGATGCTATGACACCATTATGTCAAACCTTTGCAATTGATATTAATGCAAAGCTTGACAG GGAACTAATGCAAGAGGTCCTCGAGAAAGGGCATAGCAGGGTGCCAGTTTAttatgaaaagaagaaaaatattattGGATTGATATTG GTGAAGAATTTATTATCGGTTAACCCTGATGACGAGGTTCCTATCAAAAGTGTAACTGTCCGCAAAATTCCTCG CGTTTTCGAAGATATGCCCCTCTACGACATCCTAAATGAATTTCAGAAAGGCCACAGCCACATGGCAGTGGTCATAAGGAAAAACATTCCCAATGAACCAGCTGAACAGCCAGCCAATGATGGTGGAACTTTTG AGGTGTCCATTGCTATTGACGACAAGAATAACGAAAAGGTCGTGAAGAACCTTCCACCACCACTGCGAAGATGGAAGAGCTACCCTAACACTCAGAACACGTCAAATAGAGGGAGCAAGCCTAAGAAATGGTCCAAAGACCAATCAGATGTTCTGCAGATACATGAAGAGCCCCTGCCCACGTTGAGTGAAGATGAAGAGGCTGTTGGTATCATAACCATGGAGGATGTCATTGAGGAGCTTCTGCAG GAGGAGATATACGACGAGACAGACGTACATGAGGAGCAATGA
- the LOC117839232 gene encoding CSC1-like protein RXW8, with protein sequence MKVGGLLTSAGINIGLCVLFLSLYSILRKQPQNVKVYFGRRIAEEHNRLRDAFILERFVPSPSWIVKSLRCTEDEILDTAGLDAVVFNRIMVFSIRIFSLAAILCVFGVLPLNYFGQDMHHVRIPSASLETFTIGNVQERSRWLWVHCVVLYIISAVACVLLYFEYKHIARLRLCHISRATSNPRHFTVLVQGIPKSTESFSRTVENFFTKYHASSYLSHQVVYKVGKVQKIVSGAKKVYRKFRHSKGTTVDKRCRSITFQCCFCGASSNSFQLLPSDFEQESEKPEMNDSSLSLPDEECGAAFIFFKTRYAALVVAKILQTSNPMRWVTSLAPERDDIYWSNLWLPYKQLWIRHIATLLGSIVFMFLFLMPVTFIQGLTQLEQLQQRFPFLRGILEKKYMTQLITGYLPSVILQIFLYTVPPTMMLFSTLEGPISHSERKKSACCKVLYFTIWNVFFVNVLSGSAISQVIALSSPKDIPMQLARAVPVQATFFTTYVLTSGWASLSSELMQLFGLTWNFIRRYILRMKEEDLLYSFPYHTEVPKVLLFGLLGFTCSVLAPLILPFLLIYFCLGYVVYRNQFLNVYCTKYDTGGLYWPIAHNTTIFSLVLSQIICLGVFGLKESPVASGFTVPLIIFTLLFNQYCRKRHLPLFKTFPAQSLIDMDKEDQQMGRTEDLHDRLHSAYFQFPDTDDIPLEGAHNVGRDENGNGTSGESSRKESADDDPKDDLSHPTLAGLPVSQLRNAVISIGSILRPQRRELPV encoded by the exons ATGAAAGTTGGTGGTCTCCTGACCTCTGCTGGAATCAACATTGGCCTCTGTGTACTTTTTCTGTCACTGTACTCCATTCTAAGGAAGCAGCCACAAAATGTTAAGGTCTATTTTGGGAGAAGGATTGCTGAGGAGCACAACCGGCTCCGTGATGCTTTTATCTTGGAGAGATTTGTTCCATCCCCTAGTTGGATTGTCAAAAGTCTGCGGTGCACAGAGGATGAAATCTTAGATACTGCTGGGCTGGATGCTGTAGTTTTCAATAGAATTATGGTATTCAG CATACGCATCTTCTCCTTAGCCGCCATTCTTTGTGTATTTGGAGTCCTTCCATTGAATTATTTTGGACAAGATATGCATCATGTTCGTATTCCCTCAGCATCATTAGAGACATTTACAATAGGAAATGTGCAAGAAAGATCGAGATG GCTCTGGGTCCATTGCGTTGTATTGTACATCATATCTGCTGTAGCTTGCGTGCTTCTGTACTTC GAGTACAAGCACATTGCCAGGCTGAGGTTATGTCACATTTCTCGAGCAACAAGCAATCCTAGACATTTTACTGTCCTTGTCCAAGGAATACCTAAAAGTACAGAATCATTCAGCaggactgttgagaatttctttACCAAGTACCATGCATCAAGTTACCTATCTCATCAAGTCGTTTACAAAGTTGGGAAAGTTCAGAAGATAGTG AGTGGTGCAAAGAAGGTTTACAGGAAGTTCAGACATTCCAAGGGCACCACAGTTGATAAGAGATGCAGATCCATTACATTTCAATGTTGTTTTTGTGGAGCGTCTTCTAATTCATTCCAGTTGTTGCCCAGTGACTTCGAGCAAGAGAGCGAAAAGCCTGAAATGAATGATTCAAGCTTGAGCTTACCTGATGAG GAATGTGGTGCTGCTTTTATATTTTTCAAAACTCGGTATGCAGCACTAGTTGTAGCGAAAATTCTTCAGACATCCAACCCTATGAGATGGGTCACTAGTCTGGCTCCAGAACGTGATGACATTTATTGGTCTAATCTCTGGTTACCCTACAAGCAACTCTGGATTCGGCACATAGCTACACTTCTGGGTTCTATTGTTTTCATGTTTTTATTTCTCATGCCGGTGACCTTTATACAAGGTTTGACTCAGCTAGAGCAGCTGCAGCAAAGGTTCCCTTTCCTGAGAGGTATATTAGAAAA GAAATACATGACCCAGTTGATAACTGGATACCTTCCCAGTGTGATCttgcaaatatttttgtatACTGTTCCCCCAACCATGATGCTATTTTCTACTTTAGAGGGTCCTATCTCTCACAGTGAAAGGAAGAAAAGTGCCTGCTGTAAAGTATTGTACTTCACCATTTGGAATGTCTTCTTTGTCAATGTCTTGTCAGGTTCTGCAATTAGCCAAGTGATTGCTTTATCAAGCCCAAAGGATATTCCTATGCAGCTGGCCAGAGCAGTACCTGTGCAG GCTACATTCTTTACAACCTATGTTCTTACTTCAGGATGGGCTAGTCTATCATCAGAACTTATGCAACTCTTTGGTCTTACATGGAACTTCATAAGAAGATATATTCTGCGAATGAAAGAAGAAGACCTTCTTTACTCATTTCCCTATCACACTGAAGTGCCTAAAGTTCTGTTGTTTGGACTGTTGGGCTTCACATGCTCTGTACTAGCACCTCTTATCTTGCCCTTTTTATTGATATACTTTTGTCTCGGCTATGTTGTGTATCGCAACCAG TTCCTCAATGTTTACTGCACAAAATACGACACAGGCGGTCTATATTGGCCAATTGCCCACAATACTACAATATTCTCTCTAGTCCTCTCTCAGATCATCTGTCTTGGTGTATTTGGCTTAAAAGAATCCCCAGTAGCTTCAGGCTTCACTGTGCCTCTTATCATCTTTACTCTTTTGTTCAACCAGTATTGCAGAAAGCGTCATCTTCCATTATTCAAGACTTTCCCTGCACAG AGTTTGATTGACATGGACAAGGAAGATCAGCAAATGGGTAGAACTGAGGACCTTCATGATCGCCTTCATTCTGCTTACTTTCAGTTTCCTGACACCGACGACATACCTTTGGAAGGAGCACACAATGTTGGTAGAGATGAAAATGGAAATGGCACTTCCGGTGAATCGAGTCGCAAAGAAAGCGCCGATGATGACCCCAAAGATGACCTGTCTCACCCGACACTGGCCGGACTCCCTGTTAGCCAGCTGCGGAATGCGGTGATATCCATCGGTTCGATTTTGAGACCGCAGAGGAGAGAATTACCTGTATAG